The proteins below come from a single Tsuneonella deserti genomic window:
- a CDS encoding winged helix-turn-helix domain-containing protein, whose amino-acid sequence MNNADPHLAPGRRTSARPLAEREDFHLGNLVVRPSLLTIEGPDGAAKGEPRVIRVLLALSDAQGSVLSREVLLDQCWDGLIVGDDAINRAVGELRRLVVVTGGDIEIETVPRVGYRLKSTDATLRTAPVAAHQAASQPVRRRALLAGGAALTVAAVAAGALYRSLQRDRELDALVERGRMLQASGEPQSRERATSLFRQVVMADPERADAWGWLAAVETSQPASLVAAQRALDLHPREPNARAVMASQRLDLDDWVTYEVTLLDIIRDAPECALALAQLTLFYQGMGRCRESLRFNERAIAVEPFNPAHQARRAMKHWIFGDLAKADQVANRALQLWPGNPSVWNARMITLAFTGRPEAARSLLYDDQRRPGDLHQGTIAAWRATIEAIADHTADGARRAEPAMMAAATQSPGMAANAVMAFSYLGLVDMAYGVADGLLTQKGRFVQGARGLLVRDLYSGPVWGRTQFVFVPACANLRADARFTELCRRTGHLAYWKARGVEPDPFVKGSLSL is encoded by the coding sequence ATGAACAACGCTGATCCTCATCTGGCGCCAGGGCGGCGGACGAGCGCCAGGCCGTTGGCGGAGCGTGAGGATTTTCACCTCGGCAATCTGGTAGTCCGGCCGTCACTGCTCACGATCGAAGGGCCTGACGGTGCGGCGAAAGGAGAGCCGCGAGTGATCCGCGTCTTGCTCGCCCTTTCGGACGCACAAGGGTCGGTGCTTTCGCGCGAAGTTCTCCTCGATCAATGCTGGGACGGTCTCATCGTCGGCGACGACGCGATCAATCGCGCGGTCGGCGAGTTACGCAGGCTGGTGGTAGTGACCGGTGGCGACATCGAGATCGAGACCGTGCCGCGTGTCGGCTACCGTTTGAAGAGTACTGATGCCACCCTACGCACGGCGCCCGTCGCAGCACACCAGGCCGCATCCCAGCCGGTGCGGCGCAGAGCCCTCCTCGCGGGCGGAGCGGCACTGACTGTCGCTGCCGTCGCCGCCGGCGCTCTTTATCGGTCATTACAGCGCGATCGCGAACTCGATGCGCTGGTCGAACGTGGCCGGATGTTGCAAGCCTCTGGAGAGCCGCAATCGCGCGAGCGCGCGACTTCGCTATTTCGCCAGGTCGTCATGGCGGATCCCGAGCGGGCGGATGCGTGGGGGTGGCTCGCTGCCGTCGAAACAAGCCAGCCTGCATCGCTCGTGGCGGCGCAACGTGCTCTCGACCTCCATCCGCGAGAGCCTAATGCGCGTGCGGTGATGGCAAGCCAGCGGCTCGATCTCGACGATTGGGTCACCTACGAAGTCACACTGCTAGACATAATCCGCGATGCTCCCGAGTGCGCGCTCGCACTAGCCCAGCTTACGCTATTCTATCAGGGCATGGGGCGCTGCCGTGAGTCGCTCCGCTTCAACGAGCGCGCCATCGCAGTTGAGCCGTTCAACCCCGCGCATCAGGCGCGACGTGCGATGAAGCACTGGATTTTCGGCGACCTCGCCAAGGCCGACCAAGTCGCCAACCGCGCGCTCCAACTCTGGCCCGGAAATCCGAGTGTATGGAACGCGCGGATGATCACGCTGGCCTTTACTGGCAGACCGGAAGCAGCTCGCTCCCTGCTCTATGATGATCAGCGAAGGCCGGGCGACCTTCATCAAGGGACAATCGCCGCCTGGCGCGCGACGATCGAGGCGATCGCTGACCACACCGCGGATGGCGCGCGCAGGGCAGAACCTGCGATGATGGCCGCTGCCACACAATCGCCCGGAATGGCCGCGAATGCGGTGATGGCGTTTTCGTACCTTGGCCTGGTCGATATGGCTTACGGCGTTGCCGACGGGTTGCTGACCCAGAAGGGTCGTTTCGTCCAAGGTGCCCGAGGTTTGCTGGTCCGGGACCTCTACTCCGGGCCGGTTTGGGGGCGGACCCAGTTCGTTTTCGTGCCGGCTTGCGCCAACTTGCGCGCCGATGCGCGGTTCACGGAGCTGTGTCGGCGCACCGGTCACCTAGCCTATTGGAAAGCTCGCGGCGTCGAACCCGATCCTTTCGTCAAAGGCTCGCTCAGCCTCTAG
- a CDS encoding TonB-dependent receptor, with amino-acid sequence MNLRVALAARLSGLIFLVPALCFGTLAKGAEPVLVVTGERVQRTAAETPSSLVVITGEELEDAIGSPRLEDILSSLANVRLGSGSEGPTIRGQDGNGPLRDLPAFLSGNRPRVTLQIDGRPVTYNELAYGVTNLWDLERIEVYRSPQTTTQGRNAIAGAIFAYTRAPTFQLEARARGIVGNYDTRQVSATVSGPIIADTVAMRLSADFRTSRPASVITAPGTGISYNRDRYAVVRLKLLATPTALPGLQVSATATHNRSAAPQFEGVREPFKERRDPEATYGFFDVRTNSGVIEGVWDFATGWSAKLTTTGGDALIRRTAPPGFGVTRVTGRDAGTEGVLTWRPAPSLSLLAGANITRSKLEQRIDLRAAQLGRGEFYDRQSSLGLFGQGEWQPVQRLTLTAGVRYQRDGQDRIGTLGAGAGLPQSIDYNQRFERMLPKISASWEVFDGVRGGALVQRAYNPGGVSLDARRRVVQTFGAETLWDYELFLRAAPPGRSFTASINAFYYDQENLQRTLQRQIITPGGVVTIAEVGNALAGYNYGAELEGSWRATPRLTLSSGVGILRTKLTRTLSPTDPLLGNEFQLSPHLTASLAADWRPTNALRFSLRARHHSGYFSDDLNDPARRVAGAEVVDAGANWTHGPLTVSAYLHNALNAFYLTYHSGPGSRLATAGDPREFGLSADMRF; translated from the coding sequence TTGAATTTACGTGTCGCCCTGGCCGCCCGCCTCTCAGGCCTGATCTTCCTTGTGCCTGCGCTCTGCTTCGGGACTCTGGCAAAGGGGGCCGAGCCGGTACTGGTAGTTACCGGTGAGCGGGTGCAACGCACGGCCGCTGAAACTCCTTCGAGCCTGGTCGTGATCACCGGAGAAGAACTGGAGGATGCTATCGGCAGCCCGCGGCTCGAGGACATCTTGTCGAGCCTTGCCAACGTCCGCCTCGGATCTGGAAGCGAAGGCCCGACAATCCGCGGCCAGGACGGGAACGGCCCCTTGCGCGATCTTCCGGCATTTCTCAGCGGCAACCGGCCGCGTGTAACTTTGCAGATCGACGGCCGACCGGTCACGTACAATGAGCTTGCCTACGGTGTGACCAATCTGTGGGATCTCGAACGGATCGAAGTGTACCGCAGCCCCCAAACCACCACGCAGGGTCGTAACGCGATTGCTGGTGCGATTTTCGCCTATACCCGCGCGCCGACTTTCCAGTTGGAAGCGCGCGCCCGCGGTATTGTTGGCAACTATGACACGCGCCAAGTCTCGGCCACGGTGTCAGGACCCATCATCGCCGATACCGTCGCCATGCGATTGTCTGCGGACTTTCGGACCAGCCGACCGGCCAGCGTGATCACCGCGCCCGGAACCGGGATAAGTTACAACCGCGACCGCTACGCCGTCGTTCGCCTAAAACTGCTCGCCACGCCTACCGCGTTGCCGGGCCTTCAGGTGTCGGCCACGGCCACGCACAACCGTTCGGCCGCGCCGCAGTTTGAAGGTGTGCGCGAACCCTTCAAGGAGCGGCGCGACCCGGAAGCAACATACGGCTTCTTCGATGTTCGCACCAATTCTGGCGTAATCGAAGGCGTATGGGATTTCGCGACCGGCTGGAGCGCGAAGCTGACCACCACAGGCGGCGACGCCCTGATCCGCCGCACCGCGCCGCCAGGCTTCGGCGTAACCCGCGTCACCGGTCGCGATGCAGGGACCGAGGGAGTTTTGACCTGGCGACCTGCCCCATCCCTGAGCCTGCTCGCGGGCGCGAACATCACGAGGTCGAAGCTGGAACAGCGCATCGACTTGCGCGCCGCGCAGTTGGGGCGAGGCGAGTTTTACGACCGCCAATCGTCGCTCGGGTTGTTTGGCCAAGGCGAGTGGCAACCGGTGCAACGTCTGACCCTCACCGCAGGGGTCCGTTATCAGCGCGATGGTCAGGACCGCATCGGCACGCTTGGAGCCGGCGCGGGGCTGCCGCAGTCGATCGATTACAATCAACGATTCGAACGTATGCTTCCCAAGATCAGCGCGAGTTGGGAAGTATTCGACGGGGTGAGGGGCGGCGCTCTGGTCCAACGGGCGTACAACCCGGGCGGAGTGAGCCTGGACGCGCGCCGGAGGGTGGTGCAGACCTTTGGCGCGGAGACGCTGTGGGACTACGAACTGTTCCTCCGCGCCGCGCCGCCCGGCAGGTCATTCACGGCGTCAATCAATGCCTTCTATTACGACCAGGAAAACTTGCAGCGCACGCTACAGCGTCAAATAATCACTCCGGGCGGGGTCGTAACGATAGCGGAGGTCGGCAATGCGCTCGCCGGCTATAACTACGGCGCGGAGTTGGAGGGGAGTTGGCGGGCCACGCCACGACTTACGCTTTCCAGCGGGGTCGGTATCCTGCGCACCAAGTTGACCCGTACGCTCTCGCCGACGGATCCGCTGCTCGGCAACGAATTCCAGCTTTCGCCACACCTGACCGCATCGCTTGCCGCCGATTGGCGTCCAACCAATGCGCTGCGATTTTCGCTCCGGGCGCGTCATCACAGCGGTTATTTCAGCGATGATCTGAACGATCCGGCCCGCCGTGTTGCCGGGGCGGAGGTGGTCGATGCCGGCGCCAATTGGACCCACGGACCTCTCACCGTCTCCGCATACCTGCACAATGCACTGAACGCCTTCTACCTGACCTATCACAGCGGACCGGGCTCCCGGCTGGCGACCGCCGGCGATCCACGCGAGTTCGGCTTGTCGGCGGACATGCGGTTCTGA
- a CDS encoding NAD(P)H-dependent flavin oxidoreductase, with protein sequence MAFKTRITEMFGIDTPILMGGMTGVGYGELVAAVAEAGALGFITAHMFPSGAALKEEIDKVRSLTSKPFGVNLTLLPSINPIPYDEYREAIIESGLKIVETAGRAPTDHLPAFKEAGVKVIHKCTSVRHSESAVRKGVDVISIDGFECAGHPGEDDVGLVVLLPATVDALPDVPIVASGGMADGRSLIAALALGADAVNMGTRFCATQEAAIHPNVKQKIVENTELDTVLVGRPFRNTARVARNAVSEEVATIQRNPDTTFEEVKHLMAGARGRDLVYGQGNMDGGIWSSGQSQALVHDIPTCKQLVANIMAQAEATRARINQIAG encoded by the coding sequence GTGGCCTTCAAGACCCGGATTACCGAGATGTTCGGCATCGATACACCGATCCTGATGGGCGGGATGACCGGCGTCGGTTACGGAGAGCTGGTCGCGGCTGTGGCCGAGGCGGGAGCGCTTGGCTTCATCACGGCGCACATGTTCCCCTCGGGCGCTGCGCTGAAGGAGGAAATCGACAAGGTCCGCTCGCTCACCAGCAAGCCGTTCGGAGTGAACCTCACGCTCCTCCCCTCGATCAATCCGATCCCTTACGACGAGTACCGCGAAGCGATAATCGAGAGCGGGCTCAAGATCGTCGAGACCGCGGGCCGTGCACCGACCGACCATCTGCCCGCCTTCAAGGAAGCGGGGGTCAAGGTGATCCACAAGTGCACCAGCGTCCGCCATTCCGAGAGCGCCGTACGCAAGGGCGTGGATGTCATCAGCATCGACGGCTTCGAATGCGCAGGGCACCCGGGCGAAGACGATGTCGGCTTGGTCGTGCTTCTGCCCGCCACGGTGGACGCGCTGCCAGACGTGCCGATCGTCGCCAGCGGCGGGATGGCGGACGGGCGCAGCCTGATCGCCGCGCTCGCGTTGGGGGCGGACGCGGTCAACATGGGCACGCGCTTCTGCGCCACTCAGGAGGCGGCCATCCATCCGAACGTGAAGCAGAAGATCGTCGAGAATACCGAACTCGACACCGTCCTCGTCGGGCGTCCCTTCCGCAACACCGCGCGCGTCGCCCGCAACGCGGTTTCAGAGGAGGTCGCGACGATCCAGCGCAATCCCGACACCACGTTCGAGGAAGTGAAGCATCTTATGGCCGGGGCACGGGGGCGCGACCTCGTCTACGGCCAAGGGAACATGGACGGCGGCATCTGGAGCTCTGGGCAAAGCCAGGCGCTGGTTCACGACATCCCGACCTGCAAGCAGCTCGTCGCGAACATCATGGCGCAGGCAGAGGCGACCCGCGCCCGGATCAACCAGATCGCAGGCTAG
- a CDS encoding helix-turn-helix domain-containing protein produces MAGDNSAQVADDALRARKLTRAGLVRVELIPPPASASPFVTTFFRVQCDETEIRDVQPSSIGLVAVMARGSGHMHFLDGRVEASHPLMVLTPTSAATTFEVAGPWDAFGAMLSPAGWAALTGLSATVHGNRMMAAADVLPPRLVAACERLREEFGSLENHQMADLLCEALMPSLRRLPPGHAELIGTVAEWLAQSLSPELAELFARCRYGERQVQRLVERYFGLAPRTLARKYRALRAAVLLSRPGVTADDIAAVQDHFYDQPHMIREMRLFAGRTPARIADPDTPYLSAFLDLRDFSEGGSRMAPIPDDLRA; encoded by the coding sequence ATGGCGGGGGACAATTCGGCTCAGGTCGCGGACGACGCTTTGCGGGCCCGCAAGCTCACCCGGGCTGGGCTGGTAAGGGTCGAGTTGATACCTCCCCCCGCCTCTGCCTCACCGTTCGTCACCACCTTCTTTCGCGTGCAGTGCGACGAGACTGAAATCCGCGACGTGCAGCCCTCGTCCATCGGGCTGGTGGCGGTGATGGCCCGCGGCAGCGGCCACATGCACTTCCTGGACGGACGGGTCGAGGCCAGCCACCCTCTGATGGTGCTGACGCCGACCAGCGCGGCGACCACTTTCGAGGTGGCAGGGCCATGGGACGCATTCGGCGCCATGCTGAGCCCGGCCGGATGGGCCGCGTTGACAGGCCTGTCCGCGACTGTTCACGGCAACCGGATGATGGCGGCCGCCGACGTGCTTCCGCCGCGCCTGGTGGCCGCTTGCGAACGCTTGCGTGAAGAGTTCGGCTCTCTGGAAAACCATCAGATGGCCGACCTGCTGTGCGAAGCTCTCATGCCATCCTTGCGCCGGCTGCCGCCGGGGCATGCCGAACTGATCGGCACTGTAGCCGAATGGCTCGCGCAGTCGCTGTCGCCAGAGCTTGCCGAACTGTTCGCGCGCTGCCGCTACGGCGAGCGCCAGGTCCAGCGACTGGTAGAGCGCTATTTCGGGTTGGCTCCGAGAACACTGGCGCGCAAATATCGCGCCCTGCGCGCGGCCGTCCTGCTATCGCGCCCGGGCGTCACCGCCGACGACATTGCCGCGGTTCAGGACCACTTCTACGATCAACCTCACATGATCCGCGAGATGCGGCTGTTTGCGGGCCGGACCCCCGCGCGCATTGCCGATCCAGATACGCCTTACCTTTCGGCTTTTCTCGATCTTCGGGATTTCAGCGAGGGTGGATCGCGCATGGCACCAATCCCGGACGACTTGCGCGCCTGA
- a CDS encoding PAS domain-containing protein, producing MDEFRNSKGPVADLMRVHDWSASPLGNPAGWPRTLQLVVELMLSSKFPMFVAWGPKLGFLYNDAYSEILQEKHPAALGRRFDDVWREIWPDVSPLVDATLKGEAVYRENLPLLMNRKGFEEETWFTFSYSPVRDEQGEIAGLFCAVAETTTAVVAERNLRDSESRLRLAIDGARIGTWDWDLKTSRGTWSPRTMEILGSDVGENITLDQRIATIHPDDRERVWQEYKDALKAHGDLVSEYRAVRPNGEVRWISSRGAFERDAERWAVRTAGIVIDITESKVAETALRESEARFRLMADAVPQIVWITDAQGRAEFFNKQWANYTGIDPAPSSVERAADHIHPDDAGATLAAFQQCTVSGEPFRVEHRIRSRTGEYRWFLVRAEAYRDPVTGKIARWFGASVDIHDRKLAEARLHLLNENLEDQVAERSAERERLWNLSQDMLARADFSGMMSAVSPAWGRVLGWSEAELLARPYRSLIHPDDLPATMAAIDDMDRSGQPARFENRIATKSGEFKPIEWTVTPEPDGKNFIAVGRDLTDSKMREVELERTQEALRQAQKMEAVGQLTGGLAHDFNNLLMGVSGALELMSRRLQQGRADEVGRYIEMAEAGVSRAASLTHRLLAFSRRQTLDPQPTDLGQVIGNILDLLKRSVGPTIRIDASGVEAVWPTLLDQNQFENALLNLSINARDAMPNGGVIRIGAENWSAGVADESDPELNLGDYVRVWVTDSGEGMSQETIARAFDPFFTTKPIGEEPGLACRWCTGSSANPEAKLGSPPSRAKGQESTFISRGQQGYSWPGPRMKPRDPSLFEPKPERS from the coding sequence TTGGACGAATTTCGCAACAGCAAGGGTCCGGTAGCGGATTTGATGCGGGTCCACGATTGGTCCGCTTCCCCCCTTGGCAACCCCGCCGGCTGGCCGCGCACGCTGCAGCTGGTGGTGGAGCTGATGCTTTCCTCCAAGTTCCCCATGTTCGTCGCCTGGGGGCCGAAGCTCGGGTTTCTCTACAACGATGCCTACTCCGAAATCCTGCAGGAGAAGCATCCCGCTGCACTGGGCCGGCGGTTCGATGATGTCTGGCGGGAAATCTGGCCCGATGTTTCGCCCCTGGTCGATGCGACCCTGAAAGGAGAAGCGGTATACCGGGAAAACCTCCCGCTCCTCATGAACCGGAAGGGGTTCGAGGAGGAAACCTGGTTCACGTTCTCCTATTCTCCCGTGCGCGACGAGCAGGGCGAGATTGCCGGCCTGTTCTGTGCGGTTGCCGAGACCACAACCGCGGTCGTTGCCGAGCGCAACCTTCGTGATAGCGAATCGCGCTTAAGGCTTGCCATCGATGGAGCGCGGATCGGTACATGGGACTGGGATCTCAAGACATCCCGGGGGACATGGTCGCCCCGAACGATGGAAATACTCGGCTCCGACGTCGGGGAGAACATCACCCTCGACCAGCGCATAGCCACAATCCATCCGGATGATCGTGAACGGGTCTGGCAGGAATACAAGGACGCGCTCAAGGCCCACGGGGATCTCGTCAGCGAATACCGGGCGGTCCGGCCGAACGGCGAGGTGCGCTGGATTTCTTCGCGCGGAGCGTTCGAGCGGGACGCGGAACGATGGGCCGTCCGCACCGCGGGCATCGTCATCGACATCACCGAGAGCAAGGTGGCCGAGACGGCGCTACGCGAAAGCGAGGCGCGTTTTCGCCTGATGGCCGACGCGGTCCCGCAGATCGTGTGGATCACCGACGCCCAGGGCCGTGCCGAGTTCTTCAACAAGCAGTGGGCCAATTACACGGGCATCGATCCGGCGCCGTCTTCGGTCGAGAGAGCAGCGGACCACATTCACCCCGACGACGCAGGAGCCACGCTCGCCGCGTTCCAGCAATGCACCGTCAGCGGAGAGCCCTTCCGCGTCGAACACCGGATTCGCTCGCGAACGGGCGAATACCGCTGGTTCCTCGTAAGAGCGGAAGCCTATCGCGATCCCGTGACCGGCAAAATCGCGCGCTGGTTCGGCGCGTCCGTCGATATCCACGACCGAAAGCTCGCCGAGGCACGCCTCCACCTCCTCAACGAAAATCTCGAGGACCAGGTCGCGGAGCGCTCGGCCGAGCGTGAGCGGCTGTGGAACCTGTCGCAGGACATGCTGGCCCGGGCCGATTTCAGCGGGATGATGTCCGCTGTAAGCCCGGCATGGGGCAGAGTACTTGGATGGAGCGAAGCTGAACTGCTCGCGCGTCCCTACCGCAGCCTGATCCATCCGGACGACCTGCCCGCGACGATGGCTGCCATCGACGACATGGACCGCTCGGGGCAACCGGCCCGCTTCGAGAACCGGATCGCGACCAAGAGTGGCGAATTCAAGCCCATCGAGTGGACTGTCACGCCCGAACCGGACGGCAAGAACTTCATCGCCGTCGGGCGGGACCTGACCGACAGCAAGATGCGGGAAGTGGAGCTGGAGAGGACGCAGGAGGCTCTTCGCCAGGCGCAGAAGATGGAGGCGGTGGGGCAGCTCACGGGCGGTCTCGCGCACGATTTCAACAACCTCTTGATGGGAGTGTCAGGCGCTCTTGAGCTGATGTCCCGCAGGTTGCAGCAGGGGAGAGCCGACGAGGTTGGACGCTATATCGAGATGGCGGAAGCAGGCGTTTCGCGCGCCGCGTCGCTCACCCATCGTCTGCTGGCTTTTTCCCGCCGGCAGACGCTGGACCCGCAGCCAACCGACCTTGGGCAGGTCATCGGCAACATTCTCGACCTGCTGAAGCGATCGGTCGGCCCCACGATCCGCATCGACGCCAGCGGAGTGGAAGCGGTGTGGCCCACGCTGCTCGATCAGAACCAGTTCGAGAACGCGCTCCTTAACCTGAGCATCAATGCGCGCGACGCGATGCCCAACGGCGGAGTAATCCGGATCGGGGCCGAAAATTGGTCGGCCGGTGTGGCGGACGAAAGCGATCCGGAACTGAACCTGGGCGATTATGTCAGGGTATGGGTAACAGATTCTGGCGAAGGCATGAGCCAGGAAACGATTGCACGCGCATTCGATCCCTTCTTCACAACCAAGCCGATCGGGGAAGAACCGGGCTTGGCCTGTCGATGGTGTACGGGTTCGTCCGCCAATCCGGAGGCGAAGTTAGGATCACCTCCATCCCGAGCGAAGGGACAAGAGTCGACCTTTATTTCCCGCGGTCAGCAAGGGTACAGCTGGCCGGGGCCAAGGATGAAGCCGCGGGATCCCTCCCTGTTCGAACCGAAGCCGGAACGATCATGA
- a CDS encoding response regulator codes for MIVDDEAVIRSLVGEELGDRGYTTLEANDGIEALSLLDDSGPIDLLITDVGLPNGLNGRQLADAARVRQPGLQVLFITGYAETSVIGDTQLDPGMHVLTKPFEMDVLANRVMDLMARNQAAN; via the coding sequence ATGATCGTTGATGACGAAGCGGTAATCCGCTCTCTCGTCGGCGAGGAGCTGGGCGATCGCGGGTATACCACGCTGGAAGCGAACGACGGAATCGAGGCTCTGTCGCTGCTCGATGACAGCGGTCCCATCGATCTGCTGATCACCGACGTCGGCCTGCCCAATGGATTGAACGGGCGACAGCTGGCGGATGCTGCGCGGGTTCGCCAGCCAGGCCTCCAGGTCCTTTTCATCACCGGTTACGCGGAGACTTCGGTAATCGGGGACACCCAACTCGATCCGGGTATGCACGTTCTGACAAAGCCGTTCGAAATGGACGTGCTGGCAAACCGGGTGATGGACCTGATGGCCCGCAACCAGGCCGCCAACTGA
- a CDS encoding ATP-dependent DNA ligase — MNTVRSMDGLEIPLSTPPMEARLVDHLPQGDDLQYEPKWDGFRCLVFRDHADVALMSKSGKPLHRYFPELAAALGSVRQKQFVVDGEIVLPINGVLSFAALQSRLHPAASRIERLSRETPAQLMLFDCLQLGSQVLIDEPLANRRAALEKFAAGLPESIMLSPVTLKADVARDWLARSGGALDGVIAKRRDQAYQPGERAMFKHKVERTADCVIGGFRYDAKGTKIASLLLGLHDGEGLLHHVGFTSSFNEDQRAELRALLEPLKGASAFTGSAPGGASRWSKNGRSSEWMAVEPKLVAEVRYDQVTGGRFRHGTTFLRWRPDKSPTQCTLDQLSAELGPAELETVLSGVPG, encoded by the coding sequence ATGAACACCGTGCGCTCCATGGATGGCCTGGAGATTCCACTCTCCACTCCGCCGATGGAGGCGCGGTTGGTGGATCATCTGCCGCAGGGCGATGACCTGCAGTACGAGCCCAAGTGGGACGGCTTCCGCTGCCTCGTCTTCCGCGATCACGCGGATGTCGCGCTTATGTCCAAGTCGGGAAAGCCGCTGCATCGCTATTTCCCTGAACTGGCGGCAGCGCTCGGCAGCGTGCGCCAGAAGCAATTCGTCGTAGACGGGGAGATCGTCCTGCCGATCAACGGGGTGCTGTCGTTCGCCGCGCTGCAGAGCCGCCTTCACCCGGCGGCCTCACGCATCGAACGCCTTTCGAGAGAAACGCCTGCGCAGCTCATGCTTTTCGACTGCCTCCAGCTTGGCTCACAAGTGCTCATCGATGAGCCGCTCGCGAACCGCCGCGCTGCATTGGAGAAGTTCGCCGCCGGCTTGCCAGAATCGATCATGCTCTCCCCGGTCACGCTGAAAGCGGACGTCGCTCGCGATTGGCTTGCCCGAAGCGGCGGAGCACTGGACGGCGTCATCGCCAAGCGCCGCGATCAGGCTTACCAGCCAGGCGAACGCGCCATGTTCAAGCACAAGGTCGAGCGCACGGCCGACTGCGTGATCGGCGGTTTCCGCTACGACGCGAAGGGAACCAAGATCGCATCGCTTCTGCTGGGTCTCCATGACGGGGAAGGGCTTCTCCACCATGTCGGTTTCACCTCGTCGTTCAACGAGGACCAGCGAGCGGAGCTCCGCGCGCTGCTGGAGCCGTTGAAAGGCGCCTCTGCCTTCACGGGCAGCGCGCCAGGCGGAGCCAGCCGATGGTCGAAGAACGGGCGAAGCAGCGAATGGATGGCGGTCGAGCCGAAGCTCGTTGCCGAAGTCCGCTACGACCAGGTGACCGGAGGCCGCTTTCGCCACGGCACGACCTTTCTTCGCTGGCGACCTGACAAGTCCCCCACCCAGTGCACCTTAGACCAGCTATCCGCCGAACTCGGACCGGCAGAGCTGGAGACCGTTCTTTCCGGAGTGCCAGGCTAG